Proteins from one Methanophagales archaeon genomic window:
- a CDS encoding NAD(P)/FAD-dependent oxidoreductase, with translation MEGEKKKDLLDKGAIVQQDYETYAIAPHIPGGICEPSTLRKIADVAEKYNAKVLKLTSAQRIAIVGIAERDIEDAWRDLDIPPGYAIGLCVRSVKFCPGTTFCKRGKQDSVSLGMECDRKYHGMTLPSKFKIGVSGCANSCAESWIKDLGFIGMPKGWKVVVGGSAGASPAIAEVLAENLTDDEAIETADRVINYYKNCGTKKRLGRYIKEIGFEEFKKEIL, from the coding sequence ATGGAAGGAGAAAAGAAGAAGGACCTGTTAGATAAAGGCGCAATAGTCCAGCAGGATTATGAAACGTACGCTATTGCGCCACATATACCGGGAGGGATTTGCGAGCCTTCTACGCTCAGGAAGATAGCAGATGTCGCAGAGAAATACAATGCCAAAGTATTAAAATTGACCTCTGCACAGAGAATAGCCATCGTGGGTATAGCGGAGCGTGATATAGAGGATGCGTGGCGAGACCTCGATATACCACCGGGTTATGCTATTGGATTATGTGTCAGAAGTGTGAAGTTCTGCCCGGGAACAACGTTTTGTAAAAGAGGAAAGCAGGATTCTGTGTCCTTAGGTATGGAATGTGACAGGAAGTATCACGGGATGACGCTGCCCTCAAAATTTAAAATCGGTGTTTCTGGCTGTGCGAATAGCTGTGCGGAATCATGGATAAAGGATTTGGGTTTTATCGGAATGCCAAAAGGTTGGAAAGTAGTTGTTGGCGGTTCTGCAGGTGCATCTCCCGCTATTGCAGAAGTTCTGGCGGAAAATTTAACTGATGACGAAGCTATTGAAACCGCTGATAGAGTCATCAACTACTACAAGAATTGCGGTACTAAAAAGCGATTGGGCAGATATATTAAGGAGATAGGGTTTGAAGAGTTCAAAAAGGAGATATTATAA